The following are encoded together in the Rhinopithecus roxellana isolate Shanxi Qingling chromosome 5, ASM756505v1, whole genome shotgun sequence genome:
- the LINGO1 gene encoding leucine-rich repeat and immunoglobulin-like domain-containing nogo receptor-interacting protein 1: protein MQVSERMLAGGVRSMPSPLLACWQPILLLVLGSVLSGSATGCPPRCECSAQDRAVLCHRKRFVAVPEGIPTETRLLDLGKNRIKTLNQDEFASFPHLEELELNENIVSAVEPGAFNNLFNLRTLGLRSNRLKLIPLGVFTGLSNLTKLDISENKIVILLDYMFQDLYNLKSLEVGDNDLVYISHRAFSGLNSLEQLTLEKCNLTSIPTEALSHLHGLIVLRLRHLNINAIRDYSFKRLYRLKVLEISHWPYLDTMTPNCLYGLNLTSLSITHCNLTVVPYLAVRHLVYLRFLNLSYNPISTIEGSMLHELLRLQEIQLVGGQLAVVEPYAFRGLNYLRVLNVSGNQLTTLEESVFHSVGNLETLILDSNPLACDCRLLWVFRRRWRLNFNRQQPTCATPEFVQGKEFKDFPDVLLPNYFTCRRARIRDRKAQQVFVDEGHTVQFVCRADGDPPPAILWLSPRKHLVSAKSNGRLTVFPDGTLEVRYAQVQDNGTYLCIAANAGGNDSMPAHLHVRSYSPDWPHQPNKTFAFISNQPGEGEANSTRATVPFPFDIKTLIIATTMGFISFLGVVLFCLVLLFLWSRGKGNTKHNIEIEYVPRKSDAGISSADAPRKFNMKMI from the coding sequence GTGAGCGAGAGGATGCTGGCGGGGGGCGTGAGGAGCATGCCCAGCCCCCTCCTGGCCTGCTGGCAGCCCATCCTCCTGCTGGTGCTGGGCTCGGTGCTGTCAGGCTCAGCCACAGGCTGCCCTCCCCGTTGCGAGTGCTCTGCCCAGGACCGTGCTGTGCTCTGCCACCGCAAGCGCTTTGTGGCAGTGCCTGAGGGCATCCCCACCGAGACGCGCCTGCTAGACCTGGGGAAGAACCGCATCAAAACGCTCAATCAGGACGAGTTCGCCAGCTTCCCGCACCTGGAGGAGCTGGAGCTCAACGAGAACATCGTGAGCGCCGTGGAGCCTGGCGCCTTCAACAACCTTTTCAACCTCCGGACGCTGGGTCTCCGCAGCAACCGCCTGAAGCTCATCCCGCTGGGCGTCTTCACTGGCCTCAGCAACTTGACCAAGCTGGACATCAGCGAGAACAAGATCGTTATCCTGCTGGACTACATGTTCCAGGACCTGTACAACCTCAAGTCACTGGAGGTTGGCGACAATGACCTCGTCTACATCTCCCACCGCGCCTTCAGCGGCCTCAACAGCCTGGAGCAGCTGACGCTGGAGAAATGCAACCTGACCTCCATCCCCACCGAGGCGCTGTCCCACCTGCACGGCCTCATCGTCCTGAGGCTCCGGCACCTCAACATCAATGCCATCCGGGACTACTCCTTCAAGAGGTTGTACCGACTCAAGGTCTTGGAGATCTCCCACTGGCCCTACTTGGACACCATGACACCCAACTGCCTCTACGGCCTCAACCTGACGTCCCTGTCCATCACACACTGCAATCTGACCGTTGTGCCCTACCTGGCCGTCCGCCACCTAGTCTATCTCCGCTTCCTCAACCTCTCCTACAACCCCATCAGCACCATTGAGGGCTCCATGTTGCATGAGCTGCTCCGGCTGCAGGAGATCCAGCTGGTGGGCGGGCAGCTGGCCGTGGTGGAGCCCTATGCCTTCCGCGGCCTCAACTACCTGCGCGTGCTCAATGTCTCTGGCAACCAGCTGACCACGCTGGAAGAATCGGTCTTCCACTCGGTGGGCAACCTGGAGACGCTCATCCTGGACTCCAACCCACTGGCCTGCGACTGTCGGCTCCTGTGGGTGTTCCGGCGCCGCTGGCGGCTCAACTTCAACCGGCAGCAGCCCACGTGCGCCACGCCCGAGTTCGTCCAGGGCAAGGAGTTCAAGGACTTCCCTGATGTGCTACTGCCCAACTACTTCACCTGCCGCCGCGCCCGCATCCGGGACCGCAAGGCCCAGCAGGTGTTTGTGGATGAGGGCCACACGGTGCAGTTTGTGTGCCGGGCCGATGGCGACCCGCCGCCCGCCATCCTCTGGCTCTCACCCCGAAAGCACCTGGTCTCAGCCAAGAGCAATGGGCGGCTCACAGTCTTCCCTGATGGCACGCTGGAGGTGCGCTACGCCCAGGTGCAGGACAATGGCACGTACCTGTGCATCGCGGCCAATGCAGGCGGCAACGACTCCATGCCCGCCCACCTGCATGTGCGCAGCTACTCGCCCGACTGGCCCCATCAGCCCAACAAGACCTTCGCCTTCATCTCCAACCAGCCGGGCGAGGGAGAGGCCAACAGCACCCGAGCCACTGTGCCTTTCCCCTTCGACATTAAGACCCTCATCATCGCCACCACCATGGGCTTCATCTCTTTCCTGGGCGTCGTCCTCTTCTGCCTGGTGCTGCTGTTTCTCTGGAGCCGGGGCAAGGGCAACACGAAGCACAACATCGAGATCGAGTATGTCCCCCGAAAGTCGGACGCAGGCATCAGCTCCGCCGACGCGCCCCGCAAGTTCAACATGAAGATGATATGA